The nucleotide sequence TCGGGGTCGTCGGCGATCCCCTGGTACTGCGCCTCGAAGAACTCATCCAAGGTTTCCTGCCGCATGATCGCGGCCTCGGTCTCGTCGGCCACCCGGAACTCCGGGTCGAGGTCGATCAGGTGGCAGTACCGGCGCAGCAGCTCGGCGCAGAACGAGTGGACGGTGGTGATGTCCGCTTGGGGCAAGAGCCGCAACTGGTGCTCCAGGAGCGCCGTCCCCGGGTTTCTCTCCAGTTCCCGCTCCAACGCCTCGGCCACCCGCTTGCGCATCTGGGCGGCGGCGGCGTTCGTGAAGGTGACCACCAGCAGCCGGTCGACGTCCACCGGCGCGTCCGGATCCGAGATGCGCCGGATCACCCGCTCCACCAGCACCGCCGTCTTCCCCGAGCCGGCACCCGCCGCCACCAGGAGGTTGACCTGGCGGCAATCGATGGCCTCCCTTTGCGACTTCGTCCAGTTCCGCTCACTCATCCGCCGCTTCCCCCTCCCCGGCCGGTCCCAGCAGGCGCCACATCTCGGCGGGCGGCAAGCGGCGCAGCAGCCGGTAGCGGTTCGACGCCAGCAAGGGGTCGAACGCGCAGAGCGGCTTGAAGGCGCAGTACCGGCAGGCACCAACCCCGCCCTTGCGGTACGGGGCGATGCCCACCGCGCCGCCCTGGATCTGGGCCGCCGTTTCCACGATCATCCGGCGTACGTGCTCCAAGAGCCGTTCGAACTGCGCCGCGCTCACCACCGCCGCCTTCTTCTTCGCCGTGCCGTCTTTGTTCAACCCGGCGGGCACGATCAGCGACTCGCCCGCGACGGCGCCATCCATCAGGCGCAGGAGCGCCGGGTCGCCCAGCACCAGCCCCTGCATCCGGAAGGCCTTCAGGAGCTGCGCCGCGGCGTCCGCCGCCGACAGCGGCTTCCCGCCCCTCAGGAGCGGGTTTTGCACCCGGAAGTAGAACGCCCCCGCCGGCAGGCACTCCCGGCCGACCAGCACCGGCGCCCCCCCGAGACAGGCGTCCAGGTACACCAGGAGCTGCAGGTTCAAGCCGTGGTACACGTCGTCGAGCGCCAGGCTCCGGGGCCCGGCCTTGTAGTCGATCACCCGCAGGTAGGCGGCCTCTTGCGTGTGCGCCACGTCCACCCGGTCGACCCGCCCGGCCAACTCTACCCGGCCGCCGTCGGGGAGCGGGTAGGACGGCCCCGGCACCGCCTGGCCCGGCCCGAACGGCACTTCCACCGCCACCGGCCGGAAGGCGCTCCGGCGGGCGTGGGCGGCCATCACCCCGGCCGTGCGCTGCACCACGCGCTTGAGCTTGCCGGTCAAAAACCGGTGCCGGGACGTGCTTAGAAGGATCTCGCTCTGCAGACGGGGCGCCAGCTCCTCCACCACTTCGGACGCCAGCCGCTCACACTCCGCGCTCTCCAGCGCGTGCCACTCCACGCCGCTTTCCCGCAGCCGGCCGTCGAACGTGCGCAAGGCCTCGTGGAAGAACTGCCCGATGTCCGGCGCCTCCAGCCGGCAGACCTCTCGTTCCTTGAGGCGGAGCGCGTAGCGGGCAAAGTGGGCGAACGGGCAGCCCCGGAATTTCTCCAGCCGGGACACGCTCACCACCAGTTGATCCGACCCGACCCGACCCGATTCGACCCCACCCGACCAGACCTGACCCAGCCCGACCCCGCCCGAACCGATGCCGCCCGACCCAACCTGATCCGAACCGACCTGACCCAACTCGACTCCACCCGAACCGATGCCGCCCGACTCGACCTGACCCGACCCGACCTGACCGGACCCACTGGCGTGGGTGTCCTGCGTGGGTGCCCCGCTTGGGCGCTCCGCACGAGGACCCTGAGCAGGTGCCCCGCCGTAGAGCGCCTGGGCCAAGTCGGGGTCCAGCGGCGGTTCCCGGTTCTCGAAGAAAAGGCCGGCGAGCGCGGGCGCACACCGCTCCCGGCGGCCGTCGCCGTTGTCTGCGAACCAATTGAACACCGACCACCACACCGGGTCCACCGGCACGCCCGCTTTCCAGTCCCGGAGGCGGGTGACCAGAAAGCCCAGGGTGCGGCCGGGCGCCGTGACGTAGGGAAGGTCTGCCCCGGGTGCGCTCCCATCGGGTTCCAGGGCCAGCGTTTCTTCCCCGAGCCCGGGGAAAAGCTCCCGGAGCCGGGGAATGACACTGGACGGGGCCATGGCCCTCCCCTCCTCGTCGGCCAGGGGGTAGCTCACCCAGAGGTACTCGCTCGCGCGGGTCAAAGCGATGTACACCAGGTATTGCTCCTCGTAGACCTTGCGGCGGGCGTCGGGCGCCACCTCGAGGCCGGCGGCGAGCAGCGCCTCCCGCTCCCGGTCGGTGAAAAGGCCGGTATCGCGGTGGCGGCCGGGCAGGACGCCCTCGGACACCCCGAGCACGAACGCCGCCCGGACGTCCGGGTTGCGGGAGCGCTCCAGCGAGCCCACCAGCACCTGGTCGAGCGCCGGCGGGATCAGGGCGAGTTGCAGCCCGTCCATCCCGGAGTCGAGCACCCGCCCGAACTCCTCGGCGGTCAGCGCCTCGTCGCCGAGCGCCTCCACCACCTGGTCGAAAAGCGCCACCACCCCGGCCCAGAGCTGCCGGTGCTCGCGGGCGGCCTCCAGCCGCCCCTCGGCCTCGGCTTCGCGGCTCCACGCCTCGATGCGCCGCGGGACGCTCAGGGCGGTCAGGAGGTCGTACAGGGCGGCGGTGAAGTCGCGGGCGGTGGCGGCGAAAAGCACGCGGCGCTGGAAATCTAACAGGTGGCGCGCGGCCTGGCGCCGGACCCGGTTCACCTTCCGCCGCAAGTACCGGTTCGGGGCACCCACGCCAGTGGGTCGGGTCGGGATGTCCCCGCCGAGGGCGTGCGGGCGTTCGTAGTGCCAGTCGGCTTCGTCCGCCCACTTCGCCCCCCCCCGGATGCCGTGGGCCAGGACGTAGTTCTCCAGAAGGTCGACGTCGGCGCGGGAGACCGGCACCAGGTCGGTCTTCAGGTACCGGAACACCGGGTCGTAGGCCCAGTTCCCGGTCACCGTCTCCAGGGCCGAGCGGATGAGCTCCACCAGCGGGTGGTGGCGCACCGGGCGCTTTCGGTCGATGAAGCACGGGATGCCGTAGTCGGCGAACACCGTGGCCACGAGTTCGTGGTAATCGGCCAGGTTGCGGACGACCAGGGAGAAGTCCCGCCAGTGCCAGCCCCGCTCCCGGCACAGGCGCAGGATCTCCCGGGCCGCTCCTTCGACCTCGGCCCGGCGGCTCGCGGCCGCGACCAGGCGCAGATTCGAAAGGGGGACAGGCACAGTCCCCTCGAACGGCGCACCGGCAAACTTCTGGGTGGGGCGGCGAAAGAACTCCCG is from Bacillota bacterium and encodes:
- a CDS encoding PD-(D/E)XK nuclease family protein encodes the protein MTLRFILGRAGSGKTRLCLDEIREELRRGTQGYPRGAPTRDTHISGPGRVSGSPDGPPLVLLVPEQATFQTEYALTLTPGLSGMFRAQVLSFRRLAWRVFAEVGGAARPHIGDVGKRMLLARILARRRGELRLFGRAAGRYGFSGTLAGALSELKTCLVTPEALERTGCMLPGTVETYSLQAKLEDLRLLYADFERELAGKYVDPDDYLTLLAARLGESPTLRGAEVWVDGFAGFTPQEYAVLAALLKTAARVNVALCLDPRSRRREDRDLFQVTRGTRARLAELARKNGVKLAQPVELAASPPARFRANPALVHLEREFFRRPTQKFAGAPFEGTVPVPLSNLRLVAAASRRAEVEGAAREILRLCRERGWHWRDFSLVVRNLADYHELVATVFADYGIPCFIDRKRPVRHHPLVELIRSALETVTGNWAYDPVFRYLKTDLVPVSRADVDLLENYVLAHGIRGGAKWADEADWHYERPHALGGDIPTRPTGVGAPNRYLRRKVNRVRRQAARHLLDFQRRVLFAATARDFTAALYDLLTALSVPRRIEAWSREAEAEGRLEAAREHRQLWAGVVALFDQVVEALGDEALTAEEFGRVLDSGMDGLQLALIPPALDQVLVGSLERSRNPDVRAAFVLGVSEGVLPGRHRDTGLFTDREREALLAAGLEVAPDARRKVYEEQYLVYIALTRASEYLWVSYPLADEEGRAMAPSSVIPRLRELFPGLGEETLALEPDGSAPGADLPYVTAPGRTLGFLVTRLRDWKAGVPVDPVWWSVFNWFADNGDGRRERCAPALAGLFFENREPPLDPDLAQALYGGAPAQGPRAERPSGAPTQDTHASGSGQVGSGQVESGGIGSGGVELGQVGSDQVGSGGIGSGGVGLGQVWSGGVESGRVGSDQLVVSVSRLEKFRGCPFAHFARYALRLKEREVCRLEAPDIGQFFHEALRTFDGRLRESGVEWHALESAECERLASEVVEELAPRLQSEILLSTSRHRFLTGKLKRVVQRTAGVMAAHARRSAFRPVAVEVPFGPGQAVPGPSYPLPDGGRVELAGRVDRVDVAHTQEAAYLRVIDYKAGPRSLALDDVYHGLNLQLLVYLDACLGGAPVLVGRECLPAGAFYFRVQNPLLRGGKPLSAADAAAQLLKAFRMQGLVLGDPALLRLMDGAVAGESLIVPAGLNKDGTAKKKAAVVSAAQFERLLEHVRRMIVETAAQIQGGAVGIAPYRKGGVGACRYCAFKPLCAFDPLLASNRYRLLRRLPPAEMWRLLGPAGEGEAADE